CGCGGCGGAGGTACCCGAGCTTTTCCAATTGGGACAGCTGGTGGGTGACGCTCGAGAGGCTGGCAAGGCCGACGGTGTCGCCGATCTCGCGCATGCTGGGCGGATAGCCGTTGTCGTTCACGGACCTCTGGATGGTCTCCAGGATCTTCTTCTGACGGACGGTCAGGCTCTTGGGGCTCTTTTGAGGCTGTTGGCTCCGCAGGGGTACCCCGCCGCCTGTGGCTTTCGCTGCCATGTTCGCCAATGCCTTTCCATTCCGTCCCCGGAGCGTGTCCGGGGATGTCGGGCCTGCAAAAATGTCAGACCCTCCTGTTCCACTGAAACAGTGCTGTTTCTTCACTCAAACGTAGGGCAGCCAAAGGCGTTTATCAAACATTTGTTCTAGCGAGTCTCGACACCGTTCGTTGATAAGTGCTAAAAATGTCTTAGCAAGGTTCGAATATGTGTTCTATAAACCTGACGCTGGGGCCCGATGTTCGAAGAAAGTGTTCGAACGCCGGGGGTTGGCGGAAGGGAACACCAAGAATTGGCAGCCACGTACCGGGAATCCGGTTGGTGGCAATAGCTCAGAAGGGCTCAGCTCATGTCCGCAATCACTACGTTCGCTGATTTCCGCACCACCCAGGCACCTGCCCGCCTGCGTCTGACCCGGCGGGGGCGGATCGTTTTCTTCGGCATTCCCGCCATGCTGCTGGTGGCTGCGCTGTTGAGCCTTGCCGGTTTCATTACCTCCCCTGCGAAGGCCTCCGACTCACAGGCCGAGCTTCGGCCGCCGGTCGCGGTCACTGTCACAGTCCAGCCCGGCCAGTCCCTGTGGGGTATCGCAGGTGCGGCAGCTCCTGAACGGGATCCCCGCGACGTCATTTCGGAAATCATCCAGCTCAATGATCTTCGTGGCGGCCGTATCCAGCCCGGTCAGCAGCTCTTCGTACCCGCCAACTAAGTGTCGGCCGGCGCCCCGAAACGGAGGTGGCCCGGCGTCACAGTTAGTTTGCAGTCGCAGCGGCCCCTTAAACTGACGTAGTGAGTGAGCAGCTTGAACGACTTGACCGACTTCCCCTCCGGACCAACCTGCGTGGATTGAGCCCCTACGGCGCACCGCAGCTTGAAGTCCCCGTTTTGCTGAACGTCAACGAGAACACCCATGGAGTCCCCGCGGATGTGCAGGCCGCCATCACCGAGGCCGTTGCCGCCGCCGCTACTGGTTTGAACCGCTACCCCGACCGCGAGTTCACGGAACTCCGCGAGTCCCTGGCCGAGTACCTGGGCCACGGCCTTTCCCGGGACAACATTTGGGCGGCCAACGGATCAAACGAAGTCCTGCAGCAGATACTCCAGGCATTTGGTGGACCCGGCCGTAAGGCGTTGGGTTTCCCTCCCACGTATTCCATGTACCCGCTGCTCGCCAGCGGCACGGATACTGAGTACCTGCGCGGAGTCCGGGCCGACGACTACGGACTGGACGCGCAATCGGCGGCCGCCCAGGTCCGGGAGACCGGCGCCAACATCGTCTTCCTGTGCTCGCCGAACAACCCCACCGGGACGGGGCTCGGACTGGACGTCGTTGAGGCGGTCTACGAAGCCGGCGAAGCGAGCCAGGCGATCGTGATCGTTGATGAGGCCTACCACGAGTTTGCACACGACAACACGCCCAGCGCGCTGACGCTGCTGCCCGGCCGGCAACGGCTGATCGTCTCGCGCACCATGAGCAAGGCTTTTGCCTTGGCCGGCGCCCGGCTGGGTTACATGGCTGCTGCCCCGGAGGTTACTGACGCAATCAGGCTGGTCCGGCTTCCGTACCACCTCTCGGCGATTACCCAGGCAACCGCCCTCGCGGCGCTGAGCCACAGGGAAGCGCTGATGGCCGATGTCGAGGACATCAAAGTGCAACGCGACCGCATTGTCACCGAGTTGCTCCGGATGGGGCTCAAGCCTGCCGCATCGGACTCCAACTACGTCTTCTTCGGCGGTCTCGAGGACCCGCACGCCATCTGGCAGGGTTTGCTCGATGCCGGAGTGCTGATCCGCGACGTAGGG
This Paenarthrobacter sp. GOM3 DNA region includes the following protein-coding sequences:
- a CDS encoding LysM peptidoglycan-binding domain-containing protein encodes the protein MSAITTFADFRTTQAPARLRLTRRGRIVFFGIPAMLLVAALLSLAGFITSPAKASDSQAELRPPVAVTVTVQPGQSLWGIAGAAAPERDPRDVISEIIQLNDLRGGRIQPGQQLFVPAN
- a CDS encoding histidinol-phosphate transaminase, with product MSEQLERLDRLPLRTNLRGLSPYGAPQLEVPVLLNVNENTHGVPADVQAAITEAVAAAATGLNRYPDREFTELRESLAEYLGHGLSRDNIWAANGSNEVLQQILQAFGGPGRKALGFPPTYSMYPLLASGTDTEYLRGVRADDYGLDAQSAAAQVRETGANIVFLCSPNNPTGTGLGLDVVEAVYEAGEASQAIVIVDEAYHEFAHDNTPSALTLLPGRQRLIVSRTMSKAFALAGARLGYMAAAPEVTDAIRLVRLPYHLSAITQATALAALSHREALMADVEDIKVQRDRIVTELLRMGLKPAASDSNYVFFGGLEDPHAIWQGLLDAGVLIRDVGIPGHLRVTAGTEPETTAFLVALEALLDGQASQPA